From Nitratidesulfovibrio vulgaris str. Hildenborough, a single genomic window includes:
- a CDS encoding lipoprotein codes for MPRFAAILVAMSTLFILSCASPPRVSVDMDLASQPTFYLDDWVRRGYPQVMVRPEGRPEIPPNALFMPLRVTQQMQHPTLVGTNVSRMVWQTWLQQRVFPVIEFADQATPYRQDIALRLARMKGAQVVVGGYVTYFVEGGTAGDTRVSLQIEILDVASGQLLWSMAHTALLERQFTNDYLLFATKARMPSDPTWAVVQTVSADMGKEVHDWLYPPAPKAPSKPDAFQ; via the coding sequence ATGCCCCGGTTTGCAGCCATCCTTGTCGCCATGTCGACACTGTTCATCCTCTCATGTGCATCTCCGCCACGCGTCAGCGTGGATATGGACCTCGCCAGCCAACCGACCTTCTACCTCGACGACTGGGTGCGACGCGGCTACCCGCAGGTCATGGTCCGCCCCGAAGGCCGCCCTGAGATACCGCCCAACGCCCTGTTCATGCCGCTTCGCGTCACGCAGCAGATGCAGCACCCTACGCTGGTGGGAACCAACGTCTCACGCATGGTCTGGCAGACGTGGCTTCAGCAGCGGGTCTTTCCGGTCATCGAATTCGCGGACCAGGCCACCCCGTACAGGCAGGACATTGCGTTACGCCTCGCGCGCATGAAGGGAGCGCAGGTGGTCGTGGGCGGCTATGTGACATACTTCGTGGAAGGAGGGACCGCGGGGGATACGCGCGTCTCGTTGCAGATTGAGATTCTCGACGTGGCCTCGGGGCAGCTTCTCTGGTCCATGGCGCACACCGCACTGTTGGAACGCCAGTTCACCAACGACTATCTGCTGTTCGCCACCAAGGCACGCATGCCTTCCGACCCGACATGGGCCGTGGTGCAGACCGTCTCCGCCGACATGGGCAAAGAGGTGCACGACTGGCTCTATCCCCCTGCCCCCAAGGCCCCCTCGAAGCCCGACGCCTTCCAGTAG
- the qmoC gene encoding quinone-interacting membrane-bound oxidoreductase complex subunit QmoC, which translates to MAQSVRIQPDLEFVKELQAVGGESLKKCYQCATCSVACPISPASNPYPRKEMVWASWGLKDRLLNDPDIWLCHNCGTCSDLCPRGAKPGDLLAALRNMAYQRLTQPAVVAKWLTSSKYLPILFGIPAVLWAVIWMIMAGVNGSAIPQGEIVFGKLFPGDYTVDPIFILTFFSMVAIMWKGTVKLLASFKPEGTTLMLGKTKHWVLHLVDVILEEVMTHKKFKDCGDDKSDRKVGHLGVFYGFVFLAIVTAIVAAGHWGGKVFPAIALHTPMPLLFPVKILANIGAVLLLGGLALLTIRRRSLDPKKSSSNYYDWYLLGVIWAVAVTGVLSQLFRLAGIAPVAYFVYYLHLVVVWMLFAYLPWSKLGHLVYRTAAITYVRAMGRR; encoded by the coding sequence GCCGTCGGTGGGGAGTCGCTCAAGAAGTGCTATCAGTGCGCTACCTGCAGTGTCGCCTGCCCCATCTCCCCGGCAAGCAACCCCTATCCCCGTAAGGAGATGGTCTGGGCCTCTTGGGGTCTGAAGGACCGTCTGCTGAACGACCCCGACATCTGGCTGTGCCACAACTGCGGAACCTGTTCCGACCTGTGCCCCCGTGGCGCCAAGCCCGGCGACCTGTTGGCCGCACTTCGCAACATGGCCTACCAGCGCCTGACCCAGCCCGCTGTCGTGGCCAAGTGGCTCACTTCGTCCAAGTACCTGCCCATCCTCTTCGGTATCCCCGCAGTCCTCTGGGCGGTCATCTGGATGATCATGGCGGGCGTCAACGGGTCTGCCATCCCGCAGGGCGAAATCGTCTTCGGCAAGCTGTTCCCCGGCGACTACACCGTAGACCCCATCTTCATCCTCACCTTCTTCTCGATGGTCGCCATCATGTGGAAGGGAACAGTGAAGCTGCTTGCGTCGTTCAAGCCTGAAGGCACGACGTTGATGCTTGGCAAGACCAAGCACTGGGTGCTGCATCTTGTGGACGTCATCCTCGAAGAGGTCATGACGCACAAGAAGTTCAAGGATTGCGGCGATGACAAGTCAGACCGCAAGGTCGGTCACCTTGGCGTCTTCTACGGCTTCGTCTTCCTCGCCATCGTCACCGCCATCGTCGCCGCCGGTCACTGGGGTGGCAAGGTGTTCCCGGCCATTGCCCTGCATACGCCGATGCCCCTGCTGTTCCCCGTCAAGATACTCGCCAACATCGGTGCCGTCCTCCTGCTCGGCGGTCTGGCTCTGCTGACCATCCGCCGTCGCAGCCTCGACCCCAAGAAGTCCTCGTCGAACTACTACGACTGGTATCTTCTCGGAGTCATCTGGGCTGTCGCCGTCACCGGCGTCCTGAGCCAGCTGTTCCGCCTTGCGGGCATCGCTCCGGTTGCCTACTTCGTCTACTACCTGCACCTCGTGGTGGTCTGGATGCTGTTCGCGTACCTGCCCTGGTCCAAGCTCGGGCACCTTGTGTACCGTACCGCCGCCATCACCTATGTGCGCGCAATGGGTCGTCGTTAG
- a CDS encoding substrate-binding periplasmic protein, whose amino-acid sequence MKLRHCLIIVFACCAALWSESPSIADDAVRTSLAGLEWHVVTDVWPPFRIEQETGLVGIDVDILKALSTSLGLRLRISRAPWGRCLKMLETGAADAMIGLAKSAEREVYIRYVPTSYYTCSPRFYILAGARRAVLTYDDLEGMRVGYVAQSRYFEPFDSDTKLQKYAVPTERQLLELLLAGRVDVMVGTDCQVDYELAEAGLLERVVVAPYRPDAHTRLYLGFSRKSRFVPRIALFDDAMRDLLEKGALKQIRASYLPDSSVSGR is encoded by the coding sequence ATGAAACTCAGGCACTGTCTTATCATCGTGTTCGCATGTTGTGCCGCTCTCTGGTCCGAGTCGCCCTCGATAGCCGATGACGCTGTGCGAACGTCTCTGGCAGGACTGGAGTGGCACGTCGTCACAGACGTCTGGCCGCCCTTTCGCATCGAGCAGGAAACGGGGCTTGTGGGCATCGATGTGGATATCCTGAAGGCGCTGAGCACCAGCCTTGGACTACGTCTGCGGATTTCACGGGCACCATGGGGCAGGTGTCTGAAGATGCTCGAGACGGGAGCTGCGGACGCCATGATCGGCTTGGCGAAAAGCGCTGAACGCGAAGTGTACATCAGGTACGTGCCGACGAGTTATTATACCTGCTCGCCCCGGTTCTACATTCTGGCCGGCGCAAGGCGCGCAGTCTTGACCTATGATGACCTCGAAGGGATGCGGGTGGGCTATGTCGCCCAGTCTCGTTACTTCGAGCCGTTCGACAGCGATACGAAGTTGCAGAAGTATGCGGTGCCGACAGAAAGGCAACTGCTGGAATTGCTTCTGGCAGGACGTGTGGATGTCATGGTGGGCACGGACTGTCAGGTCGACTACGAACTGGCAGAGGCTGGATTGCTGGAGAGAGTGGTCGTCGCGCCATACCGGCCTGATGCCCATACCCGATTGTATCTGGGCTTTTCCAGAAAATCCCGGTTTGTGCCACGGATTGCATTATTCGATGATGCGATGCGCGACCTGCTTGAGAAGGGGGCGCTGAAGCAGATTCGCGCAAGCTACCTGCCCGATTCGAGTGTGTCCGGGCGTTGA
- the ahbC gene encoding 12,18-didecarboxysiroheme deacetylase, with amino-acid sequence MIGISKLYCGQVEPSDALRYGRNSGQLPSHLLQFSKDKKPVVVWNMTRRCNLKCVHCYAKAVDPEGKDEISTEQAKTIIDDLAQYGAPVMLFSGGEPLVRQDLVELAKHATGRGMRAVISTNGTLITKEKARELKEVGLSYVGISLDGGEEVHDKFRAVPGSYRRALQGIENCKAEGLKVGLRFTINKRNQSEVPKLFQLLRDLEVPRICFYHLVYSGRGSELIKEDLDHAETRAIVDLIMDKTRELFDAGLPKEVLTVDNHADGPYVWMRMLREDPKRAEEVFELLQYNEGNNSGRGIGCISWDGQVHADQFWRNHTFGNVLERPFSEIWDDPNIELLHKLKDKKKHVGGRCATCRYLNICGGNFRARAEAYYGDEWAQDPACYLTDDEIRA; translated from the coding sequence ATGATTGGGATTTCCAAGCTTTACTGTGGCCAGGTCGAACCCTCCGACGCGCTCCGCTATGGTCGTAATTCGGGCCAGCTTCCCTCCCACCTGCTTCAGTTCTCCAAGGACAAGAAGCCCGTGGTGGTCTGGAACATGACCCGGCGCTGCAACCTCAAGTGCGTGCACTGTTACGCCAAGGCCGTCGACCCCGAAGGCAAGGATGAAATCAGCACCGAGCAGGCCAAGACCATCATCGACGACCTCGCCCAGTACGGCGCTCCCGTCATGCTCTTCTCCGGCGGCGAACCCCTCGTGCGTCAGGACCTTGTCGAACTTGCCAAGCACGCCACCGGGCGTGGCATGCGTGCCGTCATCTCCACCAACGGCACCCTCATCACCAAGGAGAAGGCCCGCGAACTGAAGGAAGTGGGCCTTTCCTACGTCGGCATCTCGCTCGACGGCGGTGAAGAGGTGCACGACAAGTTCCGCGCCGTGCCCGGCTCGTACCGCAGGGCCCTGCAGGGTATCGAGAACTGCAAGGCCGAAGGGCTCAAGGTGGGGCTGCGCTTCACCATCAACAAGCGCAATCAGAGTGAAGTGCCCAAGCTGTTCCAGCTTCTGCGCGACCTTGAAGTGCCGCGCATCTGCTTCTACCACCTCGTGTACTCCGGTCGCGGTTCCGAACTCATCAAGGAAGACCTCGACCACGCAGAGACCCGCGCCATCGTCGACCTCATCATGGACAAGACCCGCGAACTGTTCGACGCCGGGCTGCCCAAGGAGGTTCTCACCGTCGACAACCATGCCGACGGCCCCTACGTATGGATGCGTATGCTGCGTGAAGACCCGAAGCGCGCCGAAGAGGTGTTCGAGCTTCTCCAGTACAACGAGGGCAACAACTCCGGGCGTGGCATCGGCTGCATCTCGTGGGACGGTCAGGTGCATGCCGACCAGTTCTGGCGCAACCACACCTTCGGAAACGTACTCGAACGGCCCTTCTCCGAAATCTGGGACGACCCGAACATCGAACTGCTGCACAAGCTCAAGGACAAGAAGAAGCACGTGGGCGGCCGTTGCGCCACCTGCCGTTACCTCAACATCTGCGGCGGCAACTTCCGCGCCCGCGCCGAAGCCTACTACGGCGACGAATGGGCACAGGACCCTGCCTGCTACCTCACCGACGACGAAATCCGCGCGTAG
- the ahbA gene encoding siroheme decarboxylase subunit alpha yields the protein MTEAHNACCHPSGTAAGHHGAGKASTDMMDAVDRRLLDIIQTGFPIEPRPYAVLGETLGITECEALARVRALRERKVIRRLGANFDSWKLGFRSTLCAAKVPEDRIDAFVAEVNRHVNVTHNYLRNHEYNIWFTCICPSWEQVCSLLDGITERTGIPILNLPATKLYKIRVDFRMD from the coding sequence ATGACGGAAGCGCACAACGCATGCTGTCACCCGTCCGGGACGGCGGCAGGTCACCACGGCGCAGGGAAAGCCTCCACCGACATGATGGACGCCGTCGACCGCCGGTTGCTCGACATCATCCAGACGGGATTTCCCATTGAGCCCAGACCCTACGCCGTTCTGGGCGAGACGCTTGGCATCACGGAATGCGAAGCGCTGGCGCGCGTTCGCGCCCTGCGCGAACGCAAGGTCATCCGCCGTCTGGGAGCCAACTTCGATTCATGGAAGCTGGGGTTCCGTTCCACACTCTGCGCCGCCAAGGTGCCCGAAGACCGCATCGACGCCTTCGTGGCCGAGGTCAACAGGCACGTGAACGTCACGCACAACTACCTGCGGAATCACGAATACAACATCTGGTTCACCTGCATCTGCCCTTCGTGGGAGCAGGTATGCTCGCTGCTTGACGGCATCACCGAACGCACGGGCATCCCCATTCTCAACCTGCCTGCCACGAAGCTTTACAAGATTCGTGTGGACTTCAGGATGGATTAG
- the hemB gene encoding porphobilinogen synthase, which translates to MGDFFRGRRLRRTAALRELVRENVVCAADLIMPYFVVETDEPAFRKEIGAMPGQFQLSLQELEKQVEAAVAKGLRAVILFGIPKVKDYKGSEAYNKDGIVQQAVRLLKKRWPALVVVTDVCLCEYTDHGHCGLVRQGDTSGEVHNDPTLSLLTKAAVSHAEAGADIVAPSDMMDGRVQAIRAGLDANGFSHIPVMSYAVKYASSFYGPFREAAESTPQFGDRKTYQMDPANSREAMREAAADVDEDADFLIVKPAGPYLDIIRQVRDNFDLPVVAYQVSGEYSMIRAAGINGWINEEAVIMESLLGMKRAGCDLIITYFTEELLAKGLVR; encoded by the coding sequence ATGGGAGACTTCTTCAGAGGCCGTCGGCTACGTCGCACGGCGGCCCTGCGTGAACTCGTCCGCGAGAACGTGGTCTGTGCCGCCGACCTCATCATGCCCTATTTCGTGGTCGAGACCGACGAACCCGCGTTCCGCAAGGAGATAGGGGCCATGCCCGGCCAGTTCCAGCTTTCGTTGCAGGAACTGGAGAAGCAGGTCGAAGCGGCCGTGGCGAAGGGGCTGCGTGCCGTCATCCTCTTCGGCATCCCCAAGGTCAAGGACTACAAGGGCAGCGAAGCCTACAACAAGGACGGCATCGTGCAGCAGGCAGTTCGTCTGCTGAAGAAACGCTGGCCCGCCCTCGTTGTCGTCACCGACGTCTGCCTGTGCGAATACACCGACCACGGTCATTGCGGGCTTGTGCGACAGGGAGACACCTCCGGCGAAGTGCACAACGACCCCACCCTGTCGCTACTGACCAAGGCCGCCGTCTCGCATGCCGAAGCCGGGGCCGACATCGTGGCACCGTCCGACATGATGGACGGGCGTGTGCAGGCCATACGCGCCGGACTCGACGCCAACGGCTTCTCCCACATCCCGGTCATGTCCTATGCGGTGAAGTATGCCTCGTCCTTCTACGGCCCGTTCCGCGAAGCCGCAGAATCGACACCGCAATTCGGCGACCGCAAGACCTACCAGATGGACCCTGCCAACAGCCGCGAAGCCATGCGCGAAGCCGCTGCCGACGTGGACGAGGACGCTGACTTCCTCATCGTCAAACCGGCAGGACCCTACCTCGACATCATCAGACAGGTGCGCGACAACTTCGACCTGCCTGTTGTCGCCTATCAGGTGAGCGGTGAATATTCCATGATCCGTGCAGCCGGTATCAACGGCTGGATCAACGAAGAGGCCGTGATCATGGAGTCGCTTCTCGGCATGAAGCGTGCAGGATGCGACCTCATCATCACCTACTTCACCGAAGAGCTTCTCGCCAAAGGGCTGGTGCGCTGA
- the ahbD gene encoding heme b synthase, whose translation MDDIKTKVGHPGGPPAGHPGGHPGGGMGAHPTAHGPRTLEDGSPTCKLIAWEVTRSCNLACKHCRAEAHMEPYPGEFSTDEAKALIDTFPDVGNPIIIFTGGDPMMRGDVYELIAYATDKGLRCVMSPNGTLITPEHAQRMKASGVQRCSISIDGPDAASHDAFRGVPGAFEQSMRGIGYLRDAGIEFQINTTVTRDNLHSFKDIFKLCERIGAVAWHIFLLVPTGRAAGLSDQVISAAEYEEVLNWFYDFRKTTSMHLKATCAPHYYRIMRQRAKEEGVSVTPDNFGMDAMTRGCLGGTGFCFISHTGQVQPCGYLELDCGNVRNTPFPEIWRKSEHFRQFRTQEEYTGKCGPCEYHKVCGGCRARAYNMSGDHMAEEPLCSYKPRRMTPCR comes from the coding sequence ATGGATGACATCAAGACCAAGGTCGGGCACCCCGGCGGGCCCCCGGCTGGGCATCCGGGCGGACATCCGGGCGGCGGCATGGGAGCGCATCCCACTGCCCACGGACCACGCACCCTCGAAGATGGAAGCCCCACCTGCAAGCTCATCGCGTGGGAAGTGACCCGGTCGTGCAACCTCGCCTGCAAGCATTGCAGGGCCGAGGCGCACATGGAACCCTACCCCGGCGAGTTCTCCACCGACGAAGCCAAGGCGCTCATCGACACCTTCCCCGACGTTGGCAACCCCATCATCATCTTCACGGGTGGCGACCCCATGATGCGTGGCGACGTGTACGAACTCATCGCCTATGCCACGGACAAGGGACTGCGCTGCGTCATGTCGCCCAACGGCACGCTCATCACGCCGGAACACGCACAGCGCATGAAGGCATCCGGCGTACAACGGTGCTCCATCTCCATAGATGGGCCCGATGCCGCCAGCCATGACGCGTTCAGAGGTGTACCCGGGGCATTCGAACAGTCCATGAGGGGCATCGGCTACCTGCGCGACGCGGGCATCGAGTTCCAGATCAACACCACGGTCACCCGCGACAACCTGCATAGCTTCAAGGACATCTTCAAGCTGTGCGAACGCATCGGTGCCGTGGCATGGCACATCTTCCTGCTCGTGCCCACCGGAAGGGCCGCCGGTCTCTCCGACCAGGTCATCTCCGCCGCCGAGTACGAGGAAGTGCTCAACTGGTTCTACGACTTCCGCAAGACGACCTCCATGCATCTCAAGGCCACATGCGCCCCCCACTACTACCGCATCATGCGCCAGCGCGCCAAGGAAGAGGGCGTGTCCGTCACCCCTGACAACTTCGGCATGGACGCGATGACACGTGGTTGCCTTGGAGGCACAGGGTTCTGCTTCATCAGCCACACCGGGCAGGTGCAGCCATGCGGCTACCTTGAGCTCGACTGCGGTAACGTCCGGAACACGCCCTTCCCCGAGATATGGCGCAAGTCCGAGCACTTCAGGCAGTTCCGCACGCAGGAGGAATACACCGGCAAGTGCGGCCCTTGCGAGTATCACAAGGTCTGCGGCGGTTGCCGGGCACGTGCCTACAACATGTCGGGTGACCACATGGCTGAAGAGCCGCTGTGCTCGTACAAACCGCGTCGTATGACGCCCTGCCGCTAG
- a CDS encoding RtcB family protein, with protein sequence MNRRGQNRTGEDRPEPAGTASPRQTRDAAKDTRLALTLPPDAIDDKAWEQIENVLSLDCLVRLAIMPDVHAGYDLCIGGVALLAGTISPGFVGYDIGCGMCHVNTGRTVDELLPDALSRQRLFDRILHDIPVGTDMRGPGEFDAPRFLSASGDKGLTASVVAKAARQMATLGGGNHFIEVGVNSRSEVGITLHSGSRRPGWDIAAWYMRQGRLFALRTPMGQAYLKDMQWAQEYALANRRAMLALVLKAFPSLDEATISHLLASTINENHNHAEVDGANVLHRKGATPAASGQPGIIPANQRDGVYITRGLGNAYYLSSASHGAGRVMSRQKARAHIEQMTFERQMHGILCRTDKGVLDEAPDAYKPIAPVLAAQDGLLVDVVDHFRPVVVIKG encoded by the coding sequence ATGAACAGACGAGGCCAGAACAGGACGGGCGAAGACCGCCCTGAACCAGCCGGTACGGCGTCACCGCGCCAAACCCGTGATGCGGCCAAGGATACAAGGCTCGCTCTCACGCTCCCCCCTGACGCCATCGACGACAAGGCGTGGGAACAGATAGAGAACGTCCTCTCCCTCGACTGTCTCGTCAGGCTCGCCATCATGCCCGATGTCCATGCAGGATACGACCTGTGCATCGGCGGAGTCGCCCTTCTCGCAGGCACCATCAGTCCGGGCTTCGTCGGCTACGACATCGGTTGCGGCATGTGCCACGTCAACACAGGTCGCACAGTCGACGAACTGCTGCCCGACGCGTTGTCGCGTCAGCGACTGTTCGATCGCATCCTGCACGATATCCCCGTGGGAACCGATATGCGAGGGCCCGGAGAGTTCGATGCTCCGCGCTTCCTTTCAGCATCCGGCGACAAGGGGCTGACGGCAAGTGTGGTGGCGAAGGCCGCGCGCCAGATGGCGACCCTCGGTGGAGGCAATCATTTCATCGAGGTGGGGGTCAACAGCCGAAGCGAAGTCGGCATCACGCTGCATTCCGGCTCACGCCGTCCGGGATGGGACATAGCAGCGTGGTACATGCGGCAAGGACGCCTCTTCGCGCTGCGTACTCCTATGGGGCAGGCTTACCTCAAGGATATGCAATGGGCGCAGGAGTACGCGCTGGCCAACAGGCGTGCCATGCTCGCACTTGTCCTCAAGGCCTTTCCATCGCTGGACGAAGCCACCATCTCGCACCTGCTGGCATCTACAATCAACGAGAACCACAACCACGCCGAGGTCGATGGCGCAAACGTACTGCATCGCAAAGGTGCGACCCCCGCCGCGTCGGGACAACCGGGCATCATCCCCGCCAATCAGCGTGACGGCGTATACATCACGCGAGGCCTCGGCAACGCGTACTATCTTTCGTCGGCTTCACACGGCGCAGGACGGGTCATGTCGCGACAGAAGGCGCGCGCCCATATCGAGCAAATGACATTCGAGCGGCAGATGCACGGCATTCTCTGCCGCACAGACAAGGGAGTTCTCGACGAGGCCCCTGACGCCTACAAACCCATTGCCCCGGTTCTTGCCGCACAGGACGGCCTACTCGTGGATGTGGTCGACCACTTCAGACCGGTTGTGGTGATCAAGGGCTGA